One Acidimicrobiales bacterium genomic window, CTCCGAAGTGGACGACCTCGGGGACGAGCTCCCGGCAGCCCAGGATCCCCACGTAGAGGGTGTCTTCGTAGCTGGCCACGGTCACGTTGAGGCCGACGCCCTCGATGAGCGGCCCCACCGGGTACAGCCCGACGAGCCTCGCCCCCGCGCACCACAGCGGGACCGTCGGGCCCGCGACATTGGACACGAGGACGTTGAACAGCGGTGGCACGTGGTCGAACACCCGCAGGTTGCCCGCCAGGCGGGCGATGCGGGAGGACAGGGCCGGGAAGGCCAGCTGTGCCCAGCCGCGGAAGAGCTCTTCGGAGATGACCCGCGCCTGGTCCTTGGCCAGCCTCGTCCCCGATGCGATCGTGGTGAAGCGCTCGACGGGGTCGGCGACCGACGTGGCCAGCGACACGAGCATGGCCGACACCCGGTTGCCGAGGGCGCCGCGCTCGGACTCCTGGCGCACCGACATGGGCACCATGGCCACCAAGGGGTCCTGCAACCGCTCGCCGCGTTCGGCCAGCAGCCGCCGCAGCGCGCCGGCGACGGCCGCCAGCACGACGTCGTTGAGGGTCCCCCCGAAGGCGTGGCGGACCGTCCGCAGCTCCTCCAGCGGCATCTGGGCGAACGCGAAGCGGCGATGCGGTGAGATGGCGCCGTTGATCGACGTGCGCGGAGCCCGGAACGGCGCCGGGGGCGGCTCGATGTCGTCCTCTTCCCGCAGCCGGCGATTCCGCTCGGCCAGGTCCCGAAACGCCCCGACCGTCCGGCGCAGGGCGCCGGCGGCGCGCTCGGGCTGGCGTGCCAGCGAGGACATCGCCGACCCGACCAGCTCCGCCTCGCTCGGGATGGCCTCGGGGCGCCAGGGTCGCAGGGGCGGTGGGACGGCGCGCGGCACGGGGCCGGCGTCGAGGAACGCGGCCAGCACCTCGGCGCCCGACGCGCCGTCGAACAGCGAGTGGTGGACCTTGGGGACCACCGCCACGTACCCGGACTCGAGGCCCTCCACGAGGTGCATCTCCCACAACGGCGCGTGCTGGTCGAGGGGTCGCCCGACCACGTCCGCCACGAAGGCTCCGAGCTCACCGGGACCACCCGGCGCGGGGAGGCTCGCCCGGCGGAGGTGGTGCTCGAGCTCGAAGTGCGGGTCGTCCACCGACACCGGGTGGTGCAGGCCGAAGGGGACGCGCACCACCCGTCGGCGCAGCGGCGGCACCAGGTGGATGCGCTCGTCCACGAGCGCACGCAAGCGGTCGACGTGCAACGGCGGAAGGTCGTGGCCGTCCTCGGGCGACGACGGGTCGAAGACCATCACCGCCGCCACGTGCATGTGCATGGTGTCGGTCTCGAGAGCGAGGAAGGCGGCGTCCATGCCGCTCAGGCGTTCCATCAGATCGCGTCCCGGGGACCGGGCACGGCGGTCACCGGCCGGTATGGCCGAAGCCACCGAGCCCGCGGCTGGAGTCGGAGAGCTGCCCGTCGTCGACCTCCACGAACGTGGCCTCCTCCACGGCCTGGATCACGAGCTGCGCGATCCGGTCGCCCCGGTGGACCTCGTAGGGCGTCGCCGGATCCGTGTTCACGAGCAGCACGCGCAGCTCGTCGCGGTACCCGGCGTCGATGAGGCCGGGGGTGTTGAGGCACGTCACGCCGTGGCGGAGGGCGAGCCCGCTGCGCGGCTGCACGAACCCGGCGAAGCCGGGTGGGAGGGCCAGGGCGATCCCCGTCGGCACGAGCGCGCGCCCGCCCCCGGCGGCCAGGACGACGTCCTGGCGCGCGTGCAGGTCGGCCCCGGCGTCGCCCCGATGCGCATAGGAGGGCACGGGCAGGTCGGGATCGAGGCGGACGAGCGGCACCTCGAGCACCGCATGACCCTATCGTCCGAGCGCTCGGCGATGCCCCGACCCGGGGCCTCGGGGGCGGCCCCGGATCCACCGGTAGCATCCCCCGGGTGCTCGTGTGGATGGACCTCGAGATGACGGGCCTCGACCCGGCGCGTCACACCATCGTGGAGATCGCCACCCTGGTGACCGACGACGACCTGGTGGTCGTGGCCGAGGGGCCCGACATCGTGGTGCACGCCGGCCCCGAGCAGCTCGCCGGCATGGAGGACGTGGTGCGGCAGATGCACACCCGGTCGGGGCTCCTGGCGGCCATCGAGTCCTCCACCGTCACCCTCGAGGAGGCCGGTCGCCGGACGCTCGACTTCATCAAGCTCCACGTGCCCGCCAAGGCGACCGTCCCCCTGTGCGGCAACAGCATCGGCACCGACCGTCGCTTCCTGGCCGCCCAGCTCCCCGAGATCGAGTCGTGGCTGCACTACCGGTCGGTGGACGTCTCCACCGTGAAGGAGCTCTGCCGCCGCTGGTACCCGAAGGCACTCGTCACGGCGCCGGCCAAGAAGATATCGCACCGCGCCCTCGACGACGTGCGCGAGTCCGTGGCCGAGCTGGCCTTCTATCGGCAAACGGTCTTCATCCCTCCGGCCGTCGACGCCCCGGCCGCCGCGCCGGCATCCGCCTCCCCGCCCGGCGGGACGGGCTCGTAGACCCACCGCCCGCCGCTCCGCACGGAAGGGGAAGAGATGGAACTGCGCACCTTGGGCCGCACGGGCATGCGGGTGTCACCGCTGTGCCTGGGAACCATGATGTTCGGCGCCTGGGGCAACCCGGACCACGACGACTGCGTGCGGATCGTGCACGCCGCGCTCGACGCCGGGATCAACTTCGTCGACACCGCCGACGTCTACTCCGGGGGAGAGTCCGAGGAGATCGTGGCCAAGGCGCTCGCCGGCGGCCGACGTGACGGCGTCATCCTGGCCACCAAGTTCCACGCCCCCATGGGCGCCGACCCCAACATGGCGGGCAACTCACGCCGGTGGATCGTGCGCGAGGTGGAGTCGAGCCTCAAGCGCCTCCGCTCCGACTGGATCGACCTCTACCAGGTCCACCGGCCCGACCCGAGCTGCGACGTCGACGAGACGCTGGGCGCGCTCTCGGACCTCGTGCACCAGGGCAAGGTCCGGGCGGTCGGGTGCTCGACGTTCCCCGCCGACCTCATCGTGGAGTCCCACTGGGTCGCCGAGCGCCGCGGGCGCGAGCGCTTTGCCTGCGAGCAGCCGCCGTACTCGATCCTGGCGCGCGGGGTGGAGGCCGCCGTCCTGCCCGTCTGCCAGCGCTACGGGATGGGGGTCATCGCCTGGAGCCCCCTGAACGGCGGGTGGCTCACGGGCCGGTACCGCAAGGGTGCGCCGCTCCCCCAGGGCGGCCGTGCCAGCCGCGTGCCCGACCGGTTCTCGTCCACGCGGCCGGAGGTCGCCACCAAGCTCGAGCTGGTGGAGTCCCTCGTCGAGGTGGCGAGCGGCGCCGGCGTGCCCCTCACCCACCTCGCCCTGGCCTTCGTGCTCACCCATCCGGCCGTCACCGCCGCGATCATCGGGCCCCGCACGATGGAGCAGCTGCAGGGGACGCTCGGCGCCGTCGACGTCGGCCTCACCGACGACGTCTTGGACCGCATCGACGCCGTGGTGGCGCCGGGCACGACGATCGACCCGTCGGACGCCGGATGGTCGCCGCCCGCCATCGCCGACTCCTGGCGGCGGCGGCGGCCGGCCGCCACCCGCGCCGGCGGCTCCTGACCTGCCGCGCCCCGACCCACGAGGAGACCGCAGCATGCCCGACACACCCGCCATGTCGATCGAGGAGGCGACGCGGGCGCTCACGGCGCCGGGGCAGATGTTCGAGATGGAGGAGGTGGAGATCCGCGGCGTCCCCACCCGGGTCTGGAAGAACTGCCCGGCCAGCCTGCGCGTGGTCCTCGAGCTGTCCCGGGTCCATGGCGACAAGGACTATCTCGTCTACGAAGACGAGCGCACGACATACGAGGAGCACTTCCGCACGGCCGCCACCATCGCCGGGCAGCTGCGGGAGCGCTTCGGCATCGAGAAGGGCGACCGGGTCACGATCGCCATGCGCAACCTCCCCGAGTGGGCCATGGCGTTCTGGGGGGCGGTGGTGGCCGGCGGCGTGGTGGTGCCGCTCAACGCCTGGTGGACGAGCCCCGAGCTCCAGTACGGCCTGGCCGACTCCGGCACCGCGGTGGCCTTCGTCGACGCCGCCCGCCTGGAGCGCATCGCCCCCTACCTGGCCGAGCTGCCCGACCTGCGCGCCGTGGTGGTCACGCACGAGGACCGCACCGAGGTCGAGCCCCTACCCGGATCACCCGTCCCCGTGGTGTCGTTCGCCGAGCTGGTCGGCGAGCGCAGCGCCGAGGCCGCCCTCCCCGACGTGGCCATCGACCCCGAGGACGACGCCACCATCTTCTACACGTCCGGGACGACCGGGAAACCCAAGGGCGCCGTGGGCACGCACCGCAACATGTGCACCAACCTGATGAGCCTGTTCTTCCTCAACTCCCGTGCCGGGATGCGCTCGGCCAGCGGCCGCGGCCCGGGCGACGGCGAGGAGGACGGGCGCCAGGGGGCGTACCTGCTGTCGGTGCCGCTCTTCCACGCCACCGGGTGCCACTCCATCCTGGTGGCCAACACCGCAGCGGGGAACAAGCTCGTGATGATGCACCACTGGGACCCCGAGCGCGCCCTCGAGCTGATCGAGCGCGAGCGCGTGGTCACCTTCGGCGGCGTGCCCGCCATGGTGATGCAGGTGATCGACTCGCCCAGCTTCGCCGGCCGCGACACCTCGTCGGTCCGCTCCATCGCCTACGGCGGGGCCCCGGCGCCGCCCGACCTCGTCCGGCGTATCAAGGAGCACTTCCCCGTGGGTGCGCCCTCCAACGGCTACGGGCTCACCGAGACGTCGTCGGTCACGACCATGATCACCGGCGACGACTACGTGGCCCGGCCCGACAGCGTGGGCCCGCCGGTCCCGGTGTGCGACGTGCGCGTCGTGCCCGACGGCTTCGCGGGCCCCGAGCCCACCGACGACCTCCCCGCCGGCCCCGACGTGACCGGGGAGCTGTGGATCAAGGGGCCCAACGTGGTGCGCGGCTACTGGAACAAGCCCGAGGCCACCGACGCCACCTTCACGCGTGGCTGGCTGCACTCCGGCGACGTCGCCCGGATCGACCAGAACGGTTTCGTCTCCATCGTCGACCGCGCCAAGGACATGGTCATCCGGGGCGGCGAGAACGTCTACTCGGTCGAGGTCGAGGCGGCGCTCTTCGAGCACCCGGCTGTGGCCGACGCCGCGGTCATCGGCGTCCCCCACGACGTCCTCGGGGAGGAGGTGGGCGCGGCGGTGGTGCTGCGCCCCGGCAGCAAGGTGTCGGCCGAGGAGCTCTCCCGGCACGTGCACGAGCGCTTGGCGTCGTTCAAGGTGCCGACCCACATCTGGTTCCGGGCCGAGCCCCTCCCCCGCAACCCCCAGGGGAAGGTCTTGAAGCGCGAGCTGCGCAGCGCCCTGATCGGCGAGGGCCAACCCGGCGAGGAGCCGCCACCCGAGGAGATCGGCTGATGCCCGCACCGCACGGAGCAGGCCTGCTCGCCGGGGGCCGCGCCGTCGTGACCGGGGGGGCGTCGGGCATCGGGCGGGCGGTGTGCCGGCGCTTCGCCGAGGAGGGCGCCACGGTAGCCGTGCTCGACATCGACGGGACCGGCGCCCGGGCGACCGCCGACGCCGTGGGTGGGGCCGCCTTCGTGGTGGACGTCACCGACGCCGCGGCCATGCAGGCCGCCGTCGACGACGCCGCCGCGCACCTCGGAGGTGTGTCGATCCTCGTCAACAACGCCGGCGGGAGCACCATGGCGCCGCTGGCGGGGTGGGACCCCGACGAGTGGGACCGGATCGTGCGCCTGAACCTGACCGGCGTGTTCAACGGCATGCGCGCCGGCGTCCCCCACCTGCTCGCCGGTGGCGGCGGTGCCGTGGTGAGCACGTCCTCGATCAGCGCCACACGGCCCTCCGCCGGCGAGACCCCGTACTCGGCCGCCAAGGCGGGTGTGATGGCCCTGACGGCGTCGGCCGCGCTCGAGTACGGACCGGCCCTCCGCGTCAACGCCGTGGCCCCGGGGATGATCCGGACGAACCTGACCCGCCCGCTGCTCGACATCCTCCCCGACTCCGACGCCCACTACGCCCGCCTGACCCCCGCCGCCCGGGTGGGCGAGCCCGAGGACGTGGCCGACGTCGTGGTCTTCCTGTGCTCGGACCTGGCCCGCTTCGTCACCGGCCAGACGGTGGTGGTGGACGGTGGCATGACGCTGCACGGCGCGGGTGTCGACGGGCTCTTCGACCGCTTCTTCCGGCGGGGCGACCCCCACCAGCGGACCTGACCCGACGCCGTCGGGGCGCCGGCGCTGCGGCGGAGCGGGTCGGCGGCGCGGGCTCACGCCCTCGCGAAGCACTCGACCAGGAAGGCCTCGAGCGCGTCGCTGTCGCGTCGGACGTGGAGGCGGCCCTCCCCGTCCCGGGAGATCTCGAGCGAGGGGCAGAACGTGCCCTCACCCCCGCAGAAGAAGTGCGGCGAGCCCCTCACGCCCCGGGCCTCGCCCTCGTGCCAGTCGGCGAGCACGGCGGCATCGTCCTCCGACCCCGGAGCACCGAGGCCGTGGGCGTCGGCCACGGCCGCCAGCACGTCCGGGCGCGAGATGTCGGCGCCCTCCTCGAACAGGGCACGACGCAGGGCGAAGCTCACCGCTTCGCCCAGGGCGTCACCCTGCCGGTAGCCGGCGGCGGCGAGGGCCAGGGCGGGCAGGGAGGTGAGCGGGAGGTGGGCCGGCTCGAAGTGGGCGAAGAGCGCGGGTGCCACCTGGGCCCGCAGGGCGTCGACGTGCTCGGCCGTGTGCACGGGGTCGAGCGGGACACCGTCGACGAGCTCGAGGGGCCAGGCGCGCACCCGGACGACCGCGTCGTCGCGCCCGAGGTCGTGGCGGCGGCGTGCCACGGCGCACAGCCCCACATGCGTGAACGGGCACGTGACGTCGACGAACACCTCCATCACCACCATGACCGGACCGTACCCCCGGGGCGACGGCGTCCTCACCTGTCCCGCTCCACCGACCCCCGGGGCGCGCGCCGGGATCGTCCGCAGGTCGCCTACGGTGGACGACGCCGGCGTCGACAGGTGTGCGCGTGGCGGCGCCGAGCGCCCCGGGGCCGGCGAGGAGGCACCAGACGTGATCGAGGCACGGGGCCTGACCAAGCGCTACGGCAGCACCGTGGCGGTGGACGCCCTGTCCTTCGAGGTCCTGCCCGGGCAGGTGACCGGCTTCCTGGGGCCGAACGGGTCGGGGAAGTCCACGACCATGCGCATGGTGATGGGCCTCGACCGACCCGACGCCGGGCACGTCACGGTGAACGGCCGCCGCTACCACGACCTCCCCTGGCCGCTGCGGGAGGTGGGGGGCCTGCTCGAGTCGAAGGCCATCCACCCCGGGCGCAGCGCCACCAACCATCTGCTGGCCCTGGCCCAGACCAACGACATCCCCCGGGCGCGCGTCGACGAGGTGCTCGAGCTCGTGGGCCTGTCGAGCGTGGCCCGCAAGCGGGCGGGCAAGTTCTCGCTGGGCATGACGCAGCGCCTGGGCATCGCCGCCGCGCTCCTCGGAAACCCGGGCGTGCTGTTGTTCGACGAGCCCGTGAACGGCCTGGACCCCGAGGGCATCCTGTGGGTGCGGAACCTGCTCAAGCGCCTGGCCGCCGAGGGGCGGGCCGTGTTCGTGTCGAGCCACCTCATGAGCGAGATGGCGCTGACCGCGGACCATCTCGTGGTGATCGGGCGGGGCCACCTGATCGCCGACCAGCCGGTCGCCGAGTTCGTGGCCCAGAGCTCCCGGCAGTCGGTGCTGGTGCGGACCCCGCGGCCCGATCGGCTGCGCGCCGCGCTCACCGACGCCGGTGGGCGCGTCGACCCCGGTGCCGACGGCGCAATGGTCGTCGTGGGCCTGCCCGCCGCCGCCGTCGGGGACCTGGCCGCCGAGCTCGGCATCGCGTTGCACGAGCTGTCGCCCCAGACGGGCTCGCTCGAGGACGCCTTCATGGAGCTCACCCGCGACAGCGTCGAGTTCCGCGCCGAGCGCCCCGCCGCGGCGGGCACGGCGGGTGGGCCGGGTGGCGGCGGGGCGGCCGTGTCGGGGTCCGAGGTGCCGGGCTGATGGTCAGCGCCGCCGTCACCGCGCCGCGGGCCCTGCCCGCCGGGCGCCAGCGCTTCGCCGGTGCGCTGCGAGCCGAGTGGACCAAGGTGCGCTCGGTCCGTTCCACCCTGTGGTGCCTGGTCGCCACCGTCGTCGGCGGCATCGGCATCTGCGTGCTCGCCACGTCGTCCGAGGCGTCCAACTGGCGCAACGCGGGATTCGTCGACAAGGCGCTGTTCGACCCGACGAGCATCAGCCTCACCGGCCTGCTGTTCGGACAGCTCGCCGTCGGGGTGCTCGGGGTGCTCGTCATGAGCGCCGAGTACGGGACCGGGACCATCCGAGCGTCGTTGGCCGCCGTCCCGCGCCGGCCCGTGGTGCTGGGCGCCAAGATCGTCGTCTTCGGTGCGGTGGCACTGGTGGTGAGCGAGGTGGTGGCCTTCGCCGCCTTCTTCATCGGCCAGGCGATCCTGTCGGGCAGCACGCCCACGGCCACGCTGTCGGGCCCGGGCGTCACCCGCGCCGTCGTGGGCGGCGGCCTCTACCTGACGGTCCTGGGCCTGCTCGCCCTGGGCCTGGCGACCATCATCCGCCACACCGCCGGCGCCATCTTCACCTTCGTGTCGGTCCTGCTCATCCTGCCCCTCATCGTCTCGGCCTTCCCCGCCTCCATCGGCCACCCGATCGGCCGGTACCTGCCCGCCGTCATCGGCTCGGCCATGACGACGACGACCGGCCACGGCCACCCCGACTTCCTGCCGTCGTTCCCGCCGTGGACGGGGTTCTCCATCCTGTGCGCCTACGCCGTCGGGGCGCTGGTCGTCGGGGGCGTCATCATGGTCCGCCGGGACCCGTGAGCACCCCGGCCCGGGCGGTCCCCGGGCGAGCGCGGCGCCGACGAGAACGCCGTCCGACGCCCGTCGTCCCGTCCGGGCCGACCAACGGGAAGGTTGACACGGGCACGTCGGCGCGCGGCGCGCCCGCGCTACCCTGCGCTTCATGGCCGAGAACGTGATCGCGACCCGGGACATCGGTGCCCCGGCGGAGAAGGTGTGGGCGATGGTCTCCGACCTGACCCGCATGGGCGAATGGTCACCCGAGAACGAGGGTGCCGTCTGGTTGCGGGGAGCGACGGGCCCGACACCGGGCGCCACGTTCCGGGGCCTGAACCGCAACGGCAAGAGGACATGGAAGACCACGGGGACGGTCGTCGACGCCGAGCCCGGTCGCCGGTTCACCTTCCGGATCACCGCCGGAGGCTTCAAGGTCGCCGAGTGGCGCTACGAGTTCGAGACCACCGCCACCGGGTGCCGGGTCACCGAGACTTGGATCGACCAGCGCGGCCGCATCGCCAAGGCACTCGGCGGGCCCGTCAGCGGGGTCACGGAACGAGCGGGGCACAACCGGGCCACCATGGAGCGGACGCTCGAGCGCCTGAAGTCCGCCGCGGAGTCCACCACCACCCCGACGTCATAGCCCTCCTACAGCAGGCGCCGCTCCGTGGCCCACCGGGTCAGCTGGTGGCGACTCGACAGCTGGAGCTTGCGCAGCACCGCGGACACGTGGGACTCGACCGTCTTGATCGAGATCGACAGCTCGCGCGCCACCTCTTTGTACGCGTAGCCGCGGGCGATGAGCCGTAGCACCTCGCGTTCGCGCGGGGTGATCTGGTCGAGCTCGGGGTCGAACGACGGCACCATGTCACCCCGTCGCTCGGGGTCGGCGGCGAAGGCGTCCAGGACGAACCCCGCCAGCCGGGGCGAGAAGACGGCGTCGCCGTCAGCCACGCGGCGGATGGCGCCGGTCAGCTCGGGGCCCGAGATCGTCTTGGTCACATAGCCCCGGGCGCCCGCCCGGATGACACCGATGACGTCCTCGGCGGCGTCGGACACCGACAGCGCGAGGAAGCGGACCTCGGGATGGGTCCGGCCGATCGCCTCGATCACCGCCCGCCCCCCGCCGTCGGGCATGTGCACGTCGACGAGCACGACGTCGGGGAGTCGCTCGCCGATCAGCTCGATGGCGGCGGCGACCTCGTCGGCGTCACCGATCACGTCGACGCTGTCCCCGAGCTCGGCGCGCACCCCGGACAGGAAGAGGTGGTGGTCGTCCACCAGGAACACGCGCACCCGGCCGTCGGCGGCGCTGGCGGCGCCCGACGAGCCGTCGCCGCGCCTCGCCCCGCTCCCGCCCGGGCTCTCGTCCGGGCTCCCGCCCGGGCTCCCGCCCGGGCTCCCGTCCGGGCTCTCGTCCGGGCTCACATCCGGGCTCACATGCGGTCCTGGGTCGTGGGCATGACGAGCTCCACCTCGGTCCCCTGGCCCGGCACGCTGCGGACGACGGCGCTCCCGCCGTGGCGAGCCACCCGGGCGCGGATGGACTCGGCGATGCCCTGCCGGTCGCGGTCCACGGCGTCGGGGTCGAATCCCTTGCCCCGGTCCCGCACGAACACGGAGACCCGGGTCGACTCGACCTCGACGAACAGCGACACCGTGGACGCCCCCGACCACTTGGCCGCGTTCACCGTGGCCTCGCGGGCCGCCGACAGCAGTGCCCGCAGCCCGTCGGTCAGCGGGCAGTCGCCCACCGTCACGGTGTCCACGGCGACGCGGTGGTCGGCCTCGACGTCGCGCTCGATGACCGAGACGGCCTGCGTGACGGTCGCCACCGCGCTCTCGTCGAACGAGCCCGGTGGGCGGCCCTCGAACAGCCAGGCCCGCAGTTCGCGCTCCTGGGCCCGGGCGAGGCGGGTCACCTCACCCTGGTCGCCGGCGGCCCGCTGGATGAGCGCCAGCGTCTGCAGCACGGAGTCGTGCACGGTGGCGGCCATGGCGGCGCGCTCCTCGGTGCGCACGCGCTCCCGGCGCTCCAGCGACAGGTCACGCGCCAGGCGCAGCCACCACGGCCCGAACACCACCAGGAACCCGACGATCACCACGTTGGCGGCGATGACCAT contains:
- a CDS encoding SRPBCC family protein, producing MAENVIATRDIGAPAEKVWAMVSDLTRMGEWSPENEGAVWLRGATGPTPGATFRGLNRNGKRTWKTTGTVVDAEPGRRFTFRITAGGFKVAEWRYEFETTATGCRVTETWIDQRGRIAKALGGPVSGVTERAGHNRATMERTLERLKSAAESTTTPTS
- a CDS encoding ABC transporter permease; translation: MVSAAVTAPRALPAGRQRFAGALRAEWTKVRSVRSTLWCLVATVVGGIGICVLATSSEASNWRNAGFVDKALFDPTSISLTGLLFGQLAVGVLGVLVMSAEYGTGTIRASLAAVPRRPVVLGAKIVVFGAVALVVSEVVAFAAFFIGQAILSGSTPTATLSGPGVTRAVVGGGLYLTVLGLLALGLATIIRHTAGAIFTFVSVLLILPLIVSAFPASIGHPIGRYLPAVIGSAMTTTTGHGHPDFLPSFPPWTGFSILCAYAVGALVVGGVIMVRRDP
- the orn gene encoding oligoribonuclease, with the translated sequence MLVWMDLEMTGLDPARHTIVEIATLVTDDDLVVVAEGPDIVVHAGPEQLAGMEDVVRQMHTRSGLLAAIESSTVTLEEAGRRTLDFIKLHVPAKATVPLCGNSIGTDRRFLAAQLPEIESWLHYRSVDVSTVKELCRRWYPKALVTAPAKKISHRALDDVRESVAELAFYRQTVFIPPAVDAPAAAPASASPPGGTGS
- a CDS encoding ATP-binding cassette domain-containing protein; translation: MIEARGLTKRYGSTVAVDALSFEVLPGQVTGFLGPNGSGKSTTMRMVMGLDRPDAGHVTVNGRRYHDLPWPLREVGGLLESKAIHPGRSATNHLLALAQTNDIPRARVDEVLELVGLSSVARKRAGKFSLGMTQRLGIAAALLGNPGVLLFDEPVNGLDPEGILWVRNLLKRLAAEGRAVFVSSHLMSEMALTADHLVVIGRGHLIADQPVAEFVAQSSRQSVLVRTPRPDRLRAALTDAGGRVDPGADGAMVVVGLPAAAVGDLAAELGIALHELSPQTGSLEDAFMELTRDSVEFRAERPAAAGTAGGPGGGGAAVSGSEVPG
- the dut gene encoding dUTP diphosphatase, which encodes MLEVPLVRLDPDLPVPSYAHRGDAGADLHARQDVVLAAGGGRALVPTGIALALPPGFAGFVQPRSGLALRHGVTCLNTPGLIDAGYRDELRVLLVNTDPATPYEVHRGDRIAQLVIQAVEEATFVEVDDGQLSDSSRGLGGFGHTGR
- a CDS encoding DsbA family protein, producing the protein MVVMEVFVDVTCPFTHVGLCAVARRRHDLGRDDAVVRVRAWPLELVDGVPLDPVHTAEHVDALRAQVAPALFAHFEPAHLPLTSLPALALAAAGYRQGDALGEAVSFALRRALFEEGADISRPDVLAAVADAHGLGAPGSEDDAAVLADWHEGEARGVRGSPHFFCGGEGTFCPSLEISRDGEGRLHVRRDSDALEAFLVECFARA
- a CDS encoding aldo/keto reductase; the protein is MELRTLGRTGMRVSPLCLGTMMFGAWGNPDHDDCVRIVHAALDAGINFVDTADVYSGGESEEIVAKALAGGRRDGVILATKFHAPMGADPNMAGNSRRWIVREVESSLKRLRSDWIDLYQVHRPDPSCDVDETLGALSDLVHQGKVRAVGCSTFPADLIVESHWVAERRGRERFACEQPPYSILARGVEAAVLPVCQRYGMGVIAWSPLNGGWLTGRYRKGAPLPQGGRASRVPDRFSSTRPEVATKLELVESLVEVASGAGVPLTHLALAFVLTHPAVTAAIIGPRTMEQLQGTLGAVDVGLTDDVLDRIDAVVAPGTTIDPSDAGWSPPAIADSWRRRRPAATRAGGS
- a CDS encoding AMP-binding protein, which gives rise to MPDTPAMSIEEATRALTAPGQMFEMEEVEIRGVPTRVWKNCPASLRVVLELSRVHGDKDYLVYEDERTTYEEHFRTAATIAGQLRERFGIEKGDRVTIAMRNLPEWAMAFWGAVVAGGVVVPLNAWWTSPELQYGLADSGTAVAFVDAARLERIAPYLAELPDLRAVVVTHEDRTEVEPLPGSPVPVVSFAELVGERSAEAALPDVAIDPEDDATIFYTSGTTGKPKGAVGTHRNMCTNLMSLFFLNSRAGMRSASGRGPGDGEEDGRQGAYLLSVPLFHATGCHSILVANTAAGNKLVMMHHWDPERALELIERERVVTFGGVPAMVMQVIDSPSFAGRDTSSVRSIAYGGAPAPPDLVRRIKEHFPVGAPSNGYGLTETSSVTTMITGDDYVARPDSVGPPVPVCDVRVVPDGFAGPEPTDDLPAGPDVTGELWIKGPNVVRGYWNKPEATDATFTRGWLHSGDVARIDQNGFVSIVDRAKDMVIRGGENVYSVEVEAALFEHPAVADAAVIGVPHDVLGEEVGAAVVLRPGSKVSAEELSRHVHERLASFKVPTHIWFRAEPLPRNPQGKVLKRELRSALIGEGQPGEEPPPEEIG
- a CDS encoding wax ester/triacylglycerol synthase family O-acyltransferase, with the protein product MERLSGMDAAFLALETDTMHMHVAAVMVFDPSSPEDGHDLPPLHVDRLRALVDERIHLVPPLRRRVVRVPFGLHHPVSVDDPHFELEHHLRRASLPAPGGPGELGAFVADVVGRPLDQHAPLWEMHLVEGLESGYVAVVPKVHHSLFDGASGAEVLAAFLDAGPVPRAVPPPLRPWRPEAIPSEAELVGSAMSSLARQPERAAGALRRTVGAFRDLAERNRRLREEDDIEPPPAPFRAPRTSINGAISPHRRFAFAQMPLEELRTVRHAFGGTLNDVVLAAVAGALRRLLAERGERLQDPLVAMVPMSVRQESERGALGNRVSAMLVSLATSVADPVERFTTIASGTRLAKDQARVISEELFRGWAQLAFPALSSRIARLAGNLRVFDHVPPLFNVLVSNVAGPTVPLWCAGARLVGLYPVGPLIEGVGLNVTVASYEDTLYVGILGCRELVPEVVHFGDHLADAFAELVKAAVRTGGHWA
- a CDS encoding response regulator transcription factor — its product is MSPDESPDGSPGGSPGGSPDESPGGSGARRGDGSSGAASAADGRVRVFLVDDHHLFLSGVRAELGDSVDVIGDADEVAAAIELIGERLPDVVLVDVHMPDGGGRAVIEAIGRTHPEVRFLALSVSDAAEDVIGVIRAGARGYVTKTISGPELTGAIRRVADGDAVFSPRLAGFVLDAFAADPERRGDMVPSFDPELDQITPREREVLRLIARGYAYKEVARELSISIKTVESHVSAVLRKLQLSSRHQLTRWATERRLL
- a CDS encoding SDR family NAD(P)-dependent oxidoreductase, whose translation is MPAPHGAGLLAGGRAVVTGGASGIGRAVCRRFAEEGATVAVLDIDGTGARATADAVGGAAFVVDVTDAAAMQAAVDDAAAHLGGVSILVNNAGGSTMAPLAGWDPDEWDRIVRLNLTGVFNGMRAGVPHLLAGGGGAVVSTSSISATRPSAGETPYSAAKAGVMALTASAALEYGPALRVNAVAPGMIRTNLTRPLLDILPDSDAHYARLTPAARVGEPEDVADVVVFLCSDLARFVTGQTVVVDGGMTLHGAGVDGLFDRFFRRGDPHQRT